One window of the Triticum dicoccoides isolate Atlit2015 ecotype Zavitan chromosome 3B, WEW_v2.0, whole genome shotgun sequence genome contains the following:
- the LOC119276988 gene encoding probable alpha,alpha-trehalose-phosphate synthase [UDP-forming] 7, which produces MMSRSYTNLLDLAEGNFAALGPASGGARRRSGSFGMKRMSRVMTVPGTLSELDGEDESEPAATNSVASDVPSSVSGERLLVVSNQLPIVARRRPDGRGWSFSWDDDSLLLQLRDGIPDEMEVLFVGGVRADIPLAEQDEVSQALYDRFRCVAVFLPESLHDRFYHSFCKRQLWPLFHYMLPFASSASTATSSSSSSSSSAPPAGNGRFDRGSWEAYVLANKFFFEKVVEVINPEDDYVWVHDYHLMALPTFLRRRFNRLRIGFFLHSPFPSSEIYRTLPVREEILKALLNCDLIGFHTFDYARHFLSCCSRMLGIEYQSKRGYIGLEYFGRTVGIKIMPVGIHMDQLQAVLCLPDRQWRVSELQQQFEGKTVLLGVDDMDIFKGINLKLLAFENMLRTHPKWQGRAVLVQIAKPVRGKGKDLEAIEAEIRESYNRINGEFGRSGYSPVVFIDRDVSSVEKSAYYTIAECVVVTAVRDGMNLTPYEYIVCRQGTPRSESSSEVTGPKKSMLVVSEFIGCSPSLSGAIRVNPWNVEATAEAMNEAISMSDQEKQLRHEKHYRYVSTHDVAYWSKSFIQDLERACKDHFRRTCWGIGLGFGFRVVALDPHFTKLNMDSIVMAYERSESRAIFLDYDGTLVPQTSINKTPSSEVLRIINTLCSDKRNIVFIVSGRGRDKLGEWFSSCPKLGIAAEHGYFLRWSRDEEWQTCAQASDFGWMEMAEPVMNLYTESTDGSYIETKESALVWHHQDADPGFGSSQAKEMLDHLESVLANEPVSVKSGQFIVEVKPQGVSKGVIAEKILISMKERGKHADFVLCIGDDRSDEDMFENIADIIKRGMVAPKTPLFACTVGQKPSKAKFYLDDTFEVATMLSALAEATDPEPMTGSTDELATAMSSIDIGGERSQSRGRPFDGL; this is translated from the exons ATGATGTCGCGGTCGTATACCAACCTGCTCGATCTCGCCGAGGGCAACTTCGCCGCGCTGGGCCCGGCCAGCGGCGGTGCGCGGCGGAGGTCGGGCTCGTTCGGGATGAAGCGGATGTCGCGGGTCATGACGGTGCCGGGGACGCTGTCGGAGCTCGACGGGGAGGACGAGTCGGAGCCCGCGGCCACCAACAGCGTCGCCTCCGACGTGCCCTCCTCGGTGTCGGGCGAGCGCCTGCTCGTCGTCTCCAACCAGCTCCCAATCgtcgcgcgccgccgccccgacgGCCGCGGCTGGTCCTTCTCCTGGGACGACGACTCGCTGCTCCTCCAGCTCCGCGACGGCATTCCCGACGAGATGGAGGTGCTCTTCGTCGGCGGCGTGCGCGCCGACATCCCCCTCGCCGAGCAGGACGAGGTCTCGCAGGCGCTGTACGACCGCTTCCGCTGCGTCGCGGTGTTCCTCCCGGAGTCCCTCCACGACCGCTTCTACCACAGCTTCTGCAAGCGCCAACTCTGGCCTCTCTTCCACTACATGCTCCCCTTCGCCTCCTCCGCGTCCACAGCAacttcctcctcgtcgtcctcctcctcatcggCTCCCCCGGCTGGCAACGGCCGCTTCGACCGCGGCTCGTGGGAGGCATACGTGCTCGCCAACAAGTTCTTCTTCGAGAAGGTCGTGGAGGTCATCAACCCGGAGGACGACTATGTGTGGGTCCACGACTACCACCTCATGGCGCTTCCcaccttcctccgccgccgcttcAACCGCCTCCGCATCGGCTTCTTCCTCCACAGCCCATTCCCCTCGTCGGAGATCTACCGCACCCTGCCTGTCCGCGAGGAGATCCTAAAGGCGCTGCTCAATTGTGATCTCATTGGGTTCCACACTTTCGATTACGCCAGGCATTTCCTCTCATGCTGTAGTAGGATGCTGGGAATCGAATACCAGTCCAAGCGTGGGTACATTGGATTGGAGTACTTTGGCCGCACTGTTGGGATCAAAATCATGCCAGTGGGAATTCATATGGATCAGTTGCAGGCGGTTCTGTGCTTGCCGGACAGGCAGTGGAGAGTTTCCGAGCTGCAGCAGCAGTTTGAGGGGAAGACTGTGTTGCTCGGTGTGGATGATATGGACATCTTTAAAGGGATCAATCTGAAGCTTCTTGCCTTTGAGAATATGCTGAGGACGCACCCCAAGTGGCAGGGACGAGCAGTGTTGGTGCAGATTGCAAAGCCAGTCCGTGGGAAGGGTAAAGATCTGGAAGCCATTGAGGCTGAGATTCGTGAGAGCTACAATAGGATCAATGGAGAGTTTGGCCGGTCCGGGTACAGCCCTGTTGTTTTTATTGATAGGGATGTGTCTAGTGTGGAGAAGAGTGCCTACTATACGATCGCGGAATGTGTGGTAGTGACCGCAGTAAGGGATGGGATGAACTTGACACCATATGAATACATCGTCTGTAGGCAGGGGACACCTAGGTCTGAGTCCTCATCGGAGGTGACTGGGCCAAAGAAGAGCATGCTCGTGGTTTCAGAGTTCATTGGGTGCTCACCGTCTTTGAGTGGTGCTATTCGGGTTAACCCATGGAATGTAGAGGCAACTGCAGAGGCGATGAATGAGGCCATTTCAATGTCTGATCAGGAGAAGCAGCTGAGGCACGAGAAGCACTACCGTTATGTCAGCACCCATGATGTTGCTTATTGGTCGAAGAGCTTCATCCAGGACTTGGAGAGGGCTTGCAAGGACCATTTTAGAAGGACATGCTGGGGCATTGGATTGGGATTTGGTTTCAGGGTGGTGGCCTTAGACCCTCATTTCACAAAGCTTAACATGGATTCTATTGTTATGGCTTACGAGAGGTCAGAGAGCAGAGCTATATTTCTTGACTATGATGGAACATTGGTGCCTCAGACTTCCATCAACAAGACACCTAGTTCAGAAGTTCTGAGGATTATCAATACCCTCTGCTCAGATAAGAGGAATATAGTTTTTATTGTCAGCGGGAGAGGCAGGGATAAATTGGGCGAATGGTTTTCCTCGTGTCCGAAGCTGGGTATTGCAGCTGAACATGGCTACTTCTTAAG GTGGAGTAGAGATGAAGAGTGGCAAACGTGCGCCCAGGCTTCGGACTTTGGATGGATGGAAATGGCTGAACCAGTGATGAATTTGTATACAGAATCAACTGATGGATCCTACATTGAGACCAAGGAAAGTGCTTTGGTGTGGCACCATCAGGATGCTGACCCAGGCTTTGGATCCTCACAGGCCAAAGAGATGCTTGATCATCTGGAGAGTGTACTGGCAAATGAACCAGTCTCTGTCAAGAGTGGCCAGTTTATTGTTGAAGTCAAACCTCAG GGAGTAAGCAAGGGAGTAATAGCTGAAAAGATACTGATATCAATGAAAGAGAGAGGAAAGCACGCCGACTTTGTATTGTGTATTGGTGATGACAGGTCTGACGAAGACATGTTTGAAAACATTGCGGACATAATCAAAAGGGGTATGGTTGCCCCCAAAACACCATTGTTTGCATGCACTGTGGGACAAAAACCAAGCAAAGCAAAATTCTACCTGGATGATACGTTTGAAGTGGCCACCATGCTGAGCGCACTGGCGGAGGCAACAGATCCTGAACCTATGACCGGCTCCACCGATGAGTTAGCTACGGCTATGTCCTCAATTGATATTGGTGGTGAACGAAGTCAGTCAAGGGGTAGACCTTTCGATGGATTGTAG